The sequence TAGTCTCCTTTCTCCTGACGCATGCAGATATTTGTCTAACAGAGACATGTCCGAGAGCCGAACCCCAAGACACAGGAAGGAAAGCGCCAGGCAATCACAGCCCGAGTCaaggaacaacaacaaaagagAACGCTACGAAATAAATCATATATGCACGTTCATTTAAGACGCAAATAACGTTTTAAAACTAATAGCGAGTATTTTATGAATGTAGCTACTTACTTTACTGAACCAGTTCCTTCACGGTCCACTTGAGATTCGCCGAGCTTTACGCAGACAGTCAGGCGGGAGCTGGCGCTACAGCGTGTGGCTGGGAACCGTATTACCACTTCACTGAACGTAAACTATGGTTTGCGTCATTTTACCAGGATGCCACTATTTCGCGCAGTAATGCAGCCATCTTGCTTAGGACTTTACTGTTTAATGTAAATATTCTGTTCATTTTTTTGGCAATAAGAATATAGAAGGGTTATTTTGTgaattaaaaaaatatgttttaaaggTGGCTAAATAAATTAATACATTTGACAACAGAAGCAAGTAGTAGCATGTGAGAGGGACTACTTTTCAGGGAAATGAGATTGACAGGTACATTATCGCTGCGTTCAGACAGGCAGCCAATTCTGATCTTTCACTAATTTGTATTTTGACCAATTAGATCAACTCTGCAAAAGATATGTGaatagatctgatgtgattggtcaaaataccaattcgTGGGAAAAAGACCAGAAATGTGCATAATAGCTTTTTTTAATGCATGTTCCTTGAAATTGGCCAAGATGCATGATCATGGACGGAGAGGTATAGTTCAACCATGCCAGCTCAGTAGTTGTTCTCTCTGGAGAGAAAATAAGTAGTTCTGTGAAAAATGTGAGCCATTGATTCTAGCACAGAATGAAAGCAATGCCTGTAACAGCAAAGGGCCCATAGACCTAAGAGAAAACGAGACATTCTATTGAAGATGTGAGGATAGGGGTACaagccacaggaggttggtggcaccttaattggagagAACAggtttgtggtaatggctggagcgaaaTAAGTTGCATGGTATTAaatatatcaaacacatggtttccaggtgtttgatgccattgcaTTTGCTCAATTCCGGCCATTATGAGCCATtctctcctcagcagcctcctgtggtacaCGTAATGATATGTTTTAACCCTGGTTTTCTGATATGTAAAATGGCCAATAAGAGGCTTTGACGCCATCGGCCACCATATTGGCACTCCGCAGAAGgggcagtcctccataggaatgaatggaattctacagtattgcaataaaatgtttcaaggacaaaagtATTCcattgttgtagtggggacactgatattgtttttttacaaatgttataTGTATTGGGTACCCATAAAAAATATTGAAACCCCTCTGATGTGTGTCTCCATTCCCTTTTAATCCCAACCCAGTGAAGAGGTTATCAATACAAATACTGTATGGTTCCACTATCACTTCAGTCATGTAATAGTCTAAAACCAATAGAATCCCCTAGTCTAACACTGCCTGAAAAACGTTTTAAAAAATTGAGATGACAAAACACTTATTAATTTCTTTATCAATTTTATTAAAAGTTAATTACATTGTTGGCTTTTTTGTTTGCTTGGTCTTCCAGTCAGTCAGCAATCTCCAGATCAGTATGATGCCCCAAACAAGGATCCCCTCTGCTGGCCAGTCAGTGGTACTGTCTGCCATAGATATAGAACATGGTATACCCAAAGACAGCACAGTATTTTATATCTTGATATAGTTGCGCAACAGTCGGTTTTGTTGCTATACAACCAACCCTTCAATGCGGTCTGCCCTCCTGTCTCCATGACGACACAGAGGGCAAGGGTAGGGCCGGTTCATCCCATGTGGACCAGAGGGGTGACCTCTCACACCGACCAGAACCTGCACTTTATTTCAAATGACCTTGGAAATAACTGACAAATACATAGAGTCACACTAATAACTTCATATCTTCCTGGAGAGTGCCAGTGCTAAGTGATTCTCAGTACTAGCCTTTTATAGACTGCTTCTCACTGCATTCCCTTACAGCCAAGTAGCTTAATATTGACCCCATAAATTAGGCCCACAAAATAAAATAGTAAAATGTTCCGACAACATATCACAGTTAAATAAACCAATCATTCAACCAGTTAGTCAGTGGATTATTATTCAACCAGCACTCAGAATCTGCTCCCATATGTCAGTGACCCAGAAATGTATTTCAGAGGAAGACAAacgtaaaacaaaaacaaaaaaagaccAGAGAACAGTGAAACTAGAGCAGATGTCCATGGTGACATACCTGGACTGCAGTCTGTTCTGTTATGAGCCAAAAGAGAGAAGACAGCCCAGAATCTGAAATATGAGATGGGCAGATGTATGCCAGGGGAGCAACTGGCATGTTGACACCTGAGAAActagagacaggtgaagagaaagaacagagtgGAAGTCACTGTATTCAATCCTGGTAACAATTTCTTATAAAAACATCTCCCCACTAAAACGTTATCCTTTAGGAGGCACAGTCAGCTGTGCTCCAGGCCAATACTGTGGCTGGGAAAGATCAGTGGGGAGGAGAATAAGGGAGAGGGGGGGAATGTGGAGGCTGTCAAAGCTCATCCTTCTCCATCTGCTGGAACGCCTCTAAGTCCTCCCGCCAATCAGCCATCATGGCCTTCACTGATTTGCTGCTAGAGTCCTTGTCAACAGCAGGCTCCTCCTCTGGCTCAGGGTTACTCTTAATGGCAGGTCCCACATCCTCCTCAGGAGTCACTTCCTCATTGTCAGGAGCCAATTCGGGAGCTGATTCGTCCAGCTCCACAGTGCTCACGTGTGACCGGTCAAGAGTTGCGGAGGTGGGTGAAGTTTGGTCCTCCTCCTGAGCGTCCCCACCTGAGGAAGGAGAAAGGGGTGAGCTCAGTTCATTTTCAGATCACATTCCACCACAATAAATAAACTGTATCCTGCACAATCATCCATATAGGTTCcgagtatccatccatccatgtcctACTcaccatgtacagtggggcaaaaaaagtatttagtcagccaccaattgtgcaagttgtaccacttaaaaagaggagaggcctgtaattttcatcataggtacacttcaactatgacagacaaaatgagaaaaaaaatccagaaaatcacattgtaggattttttatgaacttatttgcaaattatggtgggaaaaaagtatttggtcaataacaaaagtttctcaatactttgttatataccctttgctggcaatgacagaggtcaaacgatTTCTGTAAggcttcacaaggttttcacacactgttgctggtattttggcccactcctccatgcagatctcctctagagcagtgatgttttggggctgttgctgggcaacacggactttcaacttcctccaaagattttctatggggttgagatctggagactggctaggccaccccaggaccttgaaatgcttcttacgaagccactccttcgttgcccgggtggtatgtttgggatcattgtcatgctgaaagacccagccacgtttcatcttcaatgcccttgctgatggaaggaggttttcactcaaaatctcacgatacatggccccattcattctttcctttacacggatcagtcgtcctggtccctttgcagaaaaacagccccaaagaatgacgtttccacccccatgcttcacagtaggtatggtgttctttggatgcaactcagcattctttgtcctccaaacacaacgagttgagtttttaccaaaaagttctattttagtttcatctgaccatatgacattctcccaatcttcttctggatcatccaaatgctctctagcaaacttcagacgggcctggacatgtactgacttaagcagggggacacgtctggcactgcaggatttgagtccctggtggcgtagtgtgttactgatggtaggctttgttactttggtcccagctctctgcaggtcattcactaggtccccccgtgtggttctgggatttttgctcaccgttcttgtgataattttgaccccacggggtgagattttgcgtggagccccagatcgagggagattatcagtggtcttgtatgtcttccatttcctaataattgctcccacagttgatttcttcaaaccaagcttctTACCTAttgcagtcttcccagcctggtgcaggtctgcaattttgtttctggtgtcctttgacagctctttggtcttggccatagtggagtttggagtgtgactgtttgaggttgtggacaggtgtattttatactgataacaagttcaaacaggtgccattaatacaggtaacgagtggaggacagaggagcctcttaaagaagaagttacaggtctgtgagagccagaaatctagcttgtttgtaggtgaccaaatacttattttccaccataatttgcaaataaattcattaaaacaatcctacaatgtgatcttatggattttttttctcattttgatgaaaattacaagcctctatccttaagtgggagaacttgcacaattggtggctgactaaatacttttttgccccaccagTCAAAAAAGTTGAcatatctactcattcaagggttttctttatttttactattttctacattatagaataatagtcacgacatcaaaactatgaaataacacatggaatcatgtagtaaacaattaaaaaattaaaatatattttaaaagtaAAAATTCAAAAGGAACTCATACATCTGAGCTCtcttttttgcaggtgcatggtaacagttgaataaaAGGAGGAAAAAAAAAGAAACCCGCACACCGCTCAATAGCATCACTGttctttaataagctttacgtATCAGCCTCACAgacttcgtcagagcttttgtgcGTTTTTTAAATTAGCACACAAATAGCCCCACCCACATCCATTCCATGCATCGAATGGGGTTGAGTCGAgggaaaatacacacacacacacacacacacatatatatataaataaaatgcaCATCgttatatttggtagcacttatttGTTTTCCCTCGACTCCAACCCCATTTGATCCATGGAAAAGATGTGGGTCGAGCTGTCTACATAAGGGTGTTAATTTAAAACacacaaaagctctgacgaaggccatgtGGATGAAACATAAGCTTATTAAAGAACAGTGACACTATCAAGAGCGCTGTGCAGTTTTCCTTTTTCTCAGATTCTTCAAATTAAATGccttgacagctttacacactcttggcattctctcaaccagcttcacctcaaatgcttttacaacagtcttgaagatgTTCCCACATATGATGAGCACTTGTCTGCTTTGCCTTTGCGctgcggtccaattcatcccaaaccatctcaattgaggtcaggtgattgtggaggccaggtcatctgacgcagcactccatcactctcctcctaggtctaataacccttacacagcctggaggtgtgttgggtcattgtcctgttgaaaaacaaatgatagtgggactaagcgcaaaccagatgggatggcatatcgctgcagaatgctgtggtagccatgctggttaagtgtgccatgaattctaaataaatcactgacagtgtcaccagcaaagcaacccacaccatcacacctcctccatgattcacggtgggaactaaacatgcagagatcattcgttcacctactctgcgtcacaAAGTCACAGCAGTTGgacccaaaaatctcaaatttgtgctcatcagaccaaaggacagaattccacaagtctaatgtccattgtttgtgtttcttggcccaagcaaatctgttcttcttgttggtgtcctttagtagtggtttctttgcagcaattcgaccatggaggcctgattcacagtctcctctgaagagttgatgttgagaggtgtctgttatttgaactctgaagcatctgaggtgcagttacctCAAATGAATttatcatctgcagcagaggtaactctgggtcttcctttcctgtggcggtcttcatgagagccagtttcatcatagcgcttgatggctaTTGTGACTCCACTTGAAGTCcttgaaattttccacattgTCTGACTTTCATGTCTCAAAGTGATgactgtcatttgtctttgcttatttgagctgttcttgccataaaatggacttggtctttacccaaatagggctaccttctgtataccacgtcacaacacaactgaatggctcaaatgcattaaggaggaaagaaatgtcacaaattcacttttaacaagccacatctgttaatttaaatgcattccaggtgactacctcatgaagctggttgagaaaatgccaagagtatgcaaagctgtcatcaaggcaaagagaggctactttgaagactcaAATATATTTTTCTTTGTTTAAAATCGttttggttactagatgattccatgtatttcatagttttgatgtcttcacaattattctacaaagtagaagaaagtacaaataaagaaaaaccttggaatgagtaggtgtgtccaaacctttgactggtactgtatatctaacacaaGCACCCACACCGGTCATTCCCAGACAGAAAtagagcagtgttgcagttcacAAGAGGCAGCGAACTATAAACAGCACGGTACTGATGAGTCATGTGCAGTACAGACCAACAGTACCATGCTCTTGATGAGTTCTGAGATTGCCAGCTATTTACACAAGACTAACCTGCACTGAGCTGCTCTACCACACACAAAATAATGGAGGAGAAGGGAAAGACGGCGATACTTACTGCTCTCCAGCAGGATGCCAGGGAGAGGTTTACCTTTGAATATGGAGGCTGCTCATCCAAAGGGTGAAGggaaaggaaagaaagagagcagaggAAAGTTACTGTTACAGTCCActacagggaaggagaggagaaggaagacaaATGGAAAAGGAGCTGTATCCTGTATCACACAGGGTGCTCACCATCACCTGTCTCCACCAAGCTGCTACTGTAAAGTGGCCACAGGCCCACTATTTGGAGTCaccactgaacactgaaatactgGCCAATTTGAAATCTTCACAGAATCAAATCTGGTCTctaatgagctgaaataaggaCCCATGTTCTGAACATGTCTCCAGTCAGTAGCACCCTCCTGTTCTGTCCAGTGGATCTCACCTCGGTCTCTGGCCTTGTCGCTCAGCAGCACCTCCACCTCCCTGTACTCCTTAAGAGCCTCCAACAGGATGTTTCCCTCCTTGTAGAACAGGAAGAGCAGGGGCAAGGTGACGTCGTCCGTGTTGCGTCCATCGCCGGCCATCTGGAAGAGGGGAGCTGTGTCACTGCTGCTGCCCTCGTTGTCATCTgttggggagaaggagggggtagTTAGCAGGGTAAAAGAGGACCCTATAAATGGTAATATGTCAGTTTATTAAAAAGGTTATATACATAATGAAAGTGTTATGAACATGTATAAATGTCAGAAGTATGATGAGAGGTAGTGAAGCCTTCTTgaagtagatttgtttaaattAAGATCCTGTGTTAGTTGGTCTCCTCACCGATGACGATGCCTCCGATGGCCCCAGCCTTCATGATGTGTCTTGCCTTCTCAGCGAACATACACTGCCCCCGTTGCAACAAAGCGATGCGGCCCTGTACAAAGGCAGCATTGTTCAGCTCCGCACAGCCACTGTAGGGCTCAGCCACTGTCACAAACCCACGcacctacagacagacaaagagagtaCATGTTCAAACGTCACTCGGAACACTGAGAATAGAGAACGTCTGGCGCCTAGGGGCAAGACAGTATAAACAAACAAGCAGACAGGCGCCCATCCATTGGAAATTGGCACACTGAAACACACTCACCCCAGGGATGCTCTTGGAAAGGTCTGTGCCAAACTGTGCTGGGCCAGCGGTCAGCACCACTCTGCCgaagaaggggtgggagatgatcTGTACGGCGCGCGGCGGGAGCTGCTCCTTCTGCTGCTGGCTGGACAGCTCCATCATCTCCTGCATGAAGCGCATCCCATCCTCTGCTGCCACAGCACTGACCGCCTAGAGTGAGGAAgtaacgggagagagagggacggagagggtgttagagaggagagggcagtAGATGGGGAGAGACTGAATAAGACTCATATGGGGGGGTTTGGCAGTTATCTTATGACATCATTCAAATTGATAGCAAAAACATGTCTCCCGGCTTGTATTGTGCATGATTATTTACCTGTGTAGCGTGTTGGACTAGCTGCACTCTGCCGTCCTTCAGGTGTATAAGGCTGACTCCCATCCTCCTCAGCAGCTCCAGGTGATCAGGGTTGTTGGCCATGAAGTCCTGAGCCCTCAGAGGGGGGCGACCCATCCCTGGCTCACTGGACGAGAAGGTGGAGGGCATTAATGTTCACATTCAGTATGGTTGTGACAAGAATAATATTCTGCCATATTTCAGTACAAAAAGCACTTAACATGATTCCTCACGATAGGCATAATGTCCCTTACCGGTGAAGGGCAGGGCGGGGACAGCTCTTGTCCACAGCATTTCTGATTGGATCTCGGAGGTTCCGAGGAAAGGCAGGGTCAGGGAAAAGGAGGCGTGTGTTGGGGCAGGTCCAATCAAAGTTGGAGTCATCCAGCTCTTCCTCTGACTAAGACAGGTGGGAGAGAACAAACATGACCAACTCGATCATCTGAATATTATTAGAAGTAGTATCATTAGAACTATAGTTGGTTACAGCATGTGATTTTACTATACCCACCCAAAGAGAtttgacagaggcagacagatgaggcagagATGCAGCCTGTTCCGTGGAGTTGGCTGGAGGAGAGGGGGCGTGAGGggcagtggacagggacaggggcaggAGGTGAGCCTCGGTGGTGAAGATGTAGTCCTCAACATTAAACGGCAGATCTTCCTCCTCTGCAAACAGCAGGAACAGGTACTTGAACATCTCCGCCAGGAAGAAGGAGTCCATTCTGAGAGGAAGCAGGCCAAATTTGGAGCAGCAGGGTAGACACCACATAAACCAGTTTGATTTAACTACCTGCCTGGCACACTGTTGCTCAGCCACTTAAACCATCCACCTCGGTTTCCCACCCATCATTAAATGTCAGTCAGACCCTCCCCGTCCCTTGGCTATTCCCCTGGATCAGGGCTCTCACCGGTCCTCGTGGCTCCCGGTGCGAACGTCCTTCATGGCAGCAAAGCCGCAGGGGACCCGGGCAAAGCGGTTCAGGTTGTCCAGCACCGTGCGGCCTACCTCTAGGTAGTAGGGGTCTTTGGTGGCCTAGAGAGGGAACAACAAAGGCCACTGAGATcaaaatgtacagtgcattcggaaagtattcagacctcttcacgtttccacattttgttacagccttattctaaaatggattttaaaaaatgtaaaaaatcctCAACctacatgagagccagtttcatcataatgacaaagcgaataaaaaaacggaaaacggaaatatcaaatttactaaagtattcagaccctttactatgtactttgttgaagcacctttggcagcgattacagcctcgagtcttctttggtatgacgctacaagcctgacacacctgtatttggggagtttctcccattcttctctgcagatcctcacaagCTCTATAAGGTTggctggggagcgttgctgcacagctattttcagatctttcCGGAGATGTACGATCGGAATCAGGAtcaggctgggccactcaaggatattccgagaattgtcctgaagccactccctgcgttgtcttggctgtgtgcttcgggtcattgtcctgttggaagttgaacctttgCCTCAGTCGGAGGTtctgttctggagcaggttttcatcaaggatctctctgtactttgctccattcatctctccctcaaccctgactagtctcccagttcctgccactgaaaaacattcccacggcatgctgctgccaccaccatgcttcaaaatatggatggtgccaggtttcctccagacgtgactcttggcattcaggccaaagagttcaatcttgctttcatcagaccagataatcttgtttctcatggtctgagtctgcATAGTTCTTACCTTGTACAGGAAATAGGTGCTCTCTGCAAACTCAGGTCTAAGTGGATGCTGAGCCCAGTGTACCCTGAAATCA is a genomic window of Oncorhynchus nerka isolate Pitt River linkage group LG24, Oner_Uvic_2.0, whole genome shotgun sequence containing:
- the LOC115108366 gene encoding ER degradation-enhancing alpha-mannosidase-like protein 3 isoform X1 — translated: MWTVLWFRPATMSALLFSLLLLLSTLCRLGQSMSREEKLKLRNQVVEMFDHAYSNYMDHAYPADELMPLTCRGRVRGLEPSRGDVDDALGMFSLTLIDTLDTLVLLNKTTEFEAAVRRVLKDVRLDNDVVVSVFETNIRVLGGLLGGHSMAVMLKDAGHYMQWYQDELLHMAKDLGLRLLPAFNTSSGLPYPRVNLKHGVRGPESRTGTETDTCTACAGTIILEFAALSRFTGDPVFEVHARRALNFLWEKRQRNSNLVGTTINIHSGEWVRRDSGVGAGIDSYYEYLLKAYILLGDDLFLQRFNIHYASIMKYISQPPLLLDVHIHKPLLPARTWMDSLLAFFPGLQVLKGDIRPAIETHEMLYQVTKKHNFLPEAFTTDFRVHWAQHPLRPEFAESTYFLYKATKDPYYLEVGRTVLDNLNRFARVPCGFAAMKDVRTGSHEDRMDSFFLAEMFKYLFLLFAEEEDLPFNVEDYIFTTEAHLLPLSLSTAPHAPSPPANSTEQAASLPHLSASVKSLWSEEELDDSNFDWTCPNTRLLFPDPAFPRNLRDPIRNAVDKSCPRPALHREPGMGRPPLRAQDFMANNPDHLELLRRMGVSLIHLKDGRVQLVQHATQAVSAVAAEDGMRFMQEMMELSSQQQKEQLPPRAVQIISHPFFGRVVLTAGPAQFGTDLSKSIPGVRGFVTVAEPYSGCAELNNAAFVQGRIALLQRGQCMFAEKARHIMKAGAIGGIVIDDNEGSSSDTAPLFQMAGDGRNTDDVTLPLLFLFYKEGNILLEALKEYREVEVLLSDKARDRASIFKGKPLPGILLESSGDAQEEDQTSPTSATLDRSHVSTVELDESAPELAPDNEEVTPEEDVGPAIKSNPEPEEEPAVDKDSSSKSVKAMMADWREDLEAFQQMEKDEL
- the LOC115108366 gene encoding ER degradation-enhancing alpha-mannosidase-like protein 3 isoform X2; the protein is MWTVLWFRPATMSALLFSLLLLLSTLCRLGQSMSREEKLKLRNQVVEMFDHAYSNYMDHAYPADELMPLTCRGRVRGLEPSRGDVDDALGMFSLTLIDTLDTLVLLNKTTEFEAAVRRVLKDVRLDNDVVVSVFETNIRVLGGLLGGHSMAVMLKDAGHYMQWYQDELLHMAKDLGLRLLPAFNTSSGLPYPRVNLKHGVRGPESRTGTETDTCTACAGTIILEFAALSRFTGDPVFEVHARRALNFLWEKRQRNSNLVGTTINIHSGEWVRRDSGVGAGIDSYYEYLLKAYILLGDDLFLQRFNIHYASIMKYISQPPLLLDVHIHKPLLPARTWMDSLLAFFPGLQVLKGDIRPAIETHEMLYQVTKKHNFLPEAFTTDFRVHWAQHPLRPEFAESTYFLYKATKDPYYLEVGRTVLDNLNRFARVPCGFAAMKDVRTGSHEDRMDSFFLAEMFKYLFLLFAEEEDLPFNVEDYIFTTEAHLLPLSLSTAPHAPSPPANSTEQAASLPHLSASVKSLWSEEELDDSNFDWTCPNTRLLFPDPAFPRNLRDPIRNAVDKSCPRPALHREPGMGRPPLRAQDFMANNPDHLELLRRMGVSLIHLKDGRVQLVQHATQAVSAVAAEDGMRFMQEMMELSSQQQKEQLPPRAVQIISHPFFGRVVLTAGPAQFGTDLSKSIPGVRGFVTVAEPYSGCAELNNAAFVQGRIALLQRGQCMFAEKARHIMKAGAIGGIVIDDNEGSSSDTAPLFQMAGDGRNTDDVTLPLLFLFYKEGNILLEALKEYREVEVLLSDKARDRASIFKGGDAQEEDQTSPTSATLDRSHVSTVELDESAPELAPDNEEVTPEEDVGPAIKSNPEPEEEPAVDKDSSSKSVKAMMADWREDLEAFQQMEKDEL
- the LOC115108366 gene encoding ER degradation-enhancing alpha-mannosidase-like protein 3 isoform X3, whose protein sequence is MWTVLWFRPATMSALLFSLLLLLSTLCRLGQSMSREEKLKLRNQVVEMFDHAYSNYMDHAYPADELMPLTCRGRVRGLEPSRGDVDDALGMFSLTLIDTLDTLVLLNKTTEFEAAVRRVLKDVRLDNDVVVSVFETNIRVLGGLLGGHSMAVMLKDAGHYMQWYQDELLHMAKDLGLRLLPAFNTSSGLPYPRVNLKHGVRGPESRTGTETDTCTACAGTIILEFAALSRFTGDPVFEVHARRALNFLWEKRQRNSNLVGTTINIHSGEWVRRDSGVGAGIDSYYEYLLKAYILLGDDLFLQRFNIHYASIMKYISQPPLLLDVHIHKPLLPARTWMDSLLAFFPGLQVLKGDIRPAIETHEMLYQVTKKHNFLPEAFTTDFRVHWAQHPLRPEFAESTYFLYKATKDPYYLEVGRTVLDNLNRFARVPCGFAAMKDVRTGSHEDRMDSFFLAEMFKYLFLLFAEEEDLPFNVEDYIFTTEAHLLPLSLSTAPHAPSPPANSTEQAASLPHLSASVKSLWSEEELDDSNFDWTCPNTRLLFPDPAFPRNLRDPIRNAVDKSCPRPALHREPGMGRPPLRAQDFMANNPDHLELLRRMGVSLIHLKDGRVQLVQHATQAVSAVAAEDGMRFMQEMMELSSQQQKEQLPPRAVQIISHPFFGRVVLTAGPAQFGTDLSKSIPGVRGFVTVAEPYSGCAELNNAAFVQGRIALLQRGQCMFAEKARHIMKAGAIGGIVIDDNEGSSSDTAPLFQMAGDGRNTDDVTLPLLFLFYKEGNILLEALKEYREVEVLLSDKARDRGGDAQEEDQTSPTSATLDRSHVSTVELDESAPELAPDNEEVTPEEDVGPAIKSNPEPEEEPAVDKDSSSKSVKAMMADWREDLEAFQQMEKDEL